A region of the Pseudarthrobacter sp. MM222 genome:
TACTGCCGCCCCTCCAGTCCTTCCGTGCTGGCCATGACTACCACCCAGTCGGCGAAGATGCTGCCGGTCGTGTAGTACTTCTCGCCCTTGAGCAGCCAGCGGCCGTCCTCCTGGCGGAGCTTGGTCTGGGTTGTGCCAAGGGCGTTGCCGGAACGTTCCGTGGCGGCGTTGCCGAAAATTTCGCCGGCGAGCACCCGGGGGAACCAGCGGTTGCGGAAGTCGGTGGGCTGCAGGGCGATCGTTTCCACGAAGGAGAAATGCGAACGCAGGAGATGCGAGACGTTGGAGTCCGCGGCGGCCAGTTCGATCAGCAGCCGGCTCAGGTGCTCATAGCTGACCGGGTCCCCACCATGACCGGCCGGAACGCGGAGCGTCGTGAATCCGCTTTCCTTCAGCCAGGCGACCGGTTCGAAGGGCAGGACGTGGTTGGACTCGCGTTCCAGTGCGCCCTCTGCGATGCGTGCGAAGACCGGCCGGAACCTGGCGGAAAGCGCCGCGTAGCGGGCTTCCCCGCTGAGTTCCCGTACTGCTGCCGAGGTTGTCATGCTGTTCCTAACGTTGGAAGTGGTTCGAAGTTCGGAGTGTGGCCCTTAGCGGCCGGTTGCCGCGACGAGTTCGCGCAGGCGGTGGCCGGGATTGGAGTCGAGCAGCAGGCGCGTGTATTCGCTTTGTGGATTGCGGAAGACCTGTGCCGTCGGGCCGGTTTCCATCAGCTGTCCCCGGCTCATCACGCCCACGTCGTGGGCGACGCGCTCCACCACGTGCAGGTCGTGGGAAATGAACAGGTAGGACAGTCCCAAGTCACGCTGCAGTCGTTCGAGCAGGTCCAGGATCTGGGCCTGGGTCAGCACATCCAGGGCGGAGAGGGCCTCGTCCAGCACCAGGGTGCGGGCGCCCAGTGCGAGGGCCCGGGCGATGGCCACCCGCTGGCGCTGGCCGCCGGAGAGCTCCTTGGTCCTGCTGCCCGCGACGCGTGCGGGCAGGTTCACCTGGTCGAGGAGTTCGGCAACCCTGGCACGGCGTTCCGGGCGGGAACCGATGCGATAGTTGACCAGCGGCTCGGCGATGATGTCACCCACCGTCAGCCTCGGGTCAAGGGCCGAATCCGGATTCTGGTAGACCAGCTGGAGCGTGCGCCACAGCTCCCGTTTGCCTTTCCCGGCGAGGGCCGTGACGTCCTTCCCGTGCACCTGCACGCTTCCGGCGGTGGGGTCCAGCAGCCGCATGATCATGCGGGCCGTGGTGGACTTACCGGACCCGGATTCGCCGACCAGCGCGAAGGTGGTTCCCTGGCGTACGGCGAAATTGATGTCATCGACGGCACGGTGCTCAGTGCTGGCCCGGCCGAAGACCTTCGTGAGTCCGCGGACTTCGATCGCCGCGACGGGCGTTTCGCCGGTGGACTGAGCCCCGGCGGGGGCTTCCTTCGGAACGGCGGGAGTGGCCTCGTCGAGGAGCCTGATCGTGTAGTCGTCCTCCGGGCGGGTCAGGATCTCGGTGACGGACCGGTCCTCGCGGATCTTTCCGTGCTGCATCACGACGATCCGGTCGGCCAGATCGGTTGCGACGGCGAGGTCGTGGGTCACGAAGATGACGGCGGTCCCGCGGTCCCGGGCAAGCCTGCTGAAGACCTCGAGTACGCGGCGCTGGACCGTCACATCCAGTGCCGACGTCGGCTCGTCGGCGATCAGCAGCTTCGGTCCCAGGCTGAAGGCAATGGCGATCAGGACCCGCTGCTTGAGTCCGCCGGAGAGTTCGTGGGGGTACTGTTTCAGCCGCTCGGCGGGACGGTCGATGCCCACCAGCTCGAAGAGCCGGAGGACTTCCGCCCGGATCTCGCTCTTGGAACGCTTGCCTTCCTCCGGGTGCAGCCGGAACACTTCGGCCACCTGGGATCCCACCGTCTTGACCGGATCCAGTGAGCCGCCCGGGTCCTGCGGGACCATGCCGATGTGGCGGCCACGGATCTTCTCCAGGGCGCGTTCCGTCAGGCCGGTCAGCTCGGTCCCATCGAACCGGATGGTGCCGGCGGAGACATTGGCCGACTGGGGGAGGAGCCCGATGATGGATTTAGCGAGCGTGCTTTTGCCGGACCCCGATTCGCCGACGAGGGCTACGATCTCGCCGGGCAACAGGGCGAGGTCAAGGGATTCCGCGGCCGTTACAGCCTCAGGGCCGCGGCCGTATTCGATGTGCAATCCCCGCACTTCAAGCAACGGTGCGGCGTCGCCGCTGGGGTTCACTGGGGTGGTGGTCATTGAGGGCTCCTGACTAGAACCGGAAGAACTTGAGAAGTTGGCGTCCGAGACCGGCCAGCAGCATCACCGTGATCACGATGACGAGGCCCGGCAGGCTGGTCATCCACCACGCGCGGGCGAGGTACTGCCGGCCTTCTGAGATCAGCAGCCCCCATTCCGGCGTCGGGGGCGGGGCTCCGAAGCCGAGGAAGCCGAGGCCGGAAATTGCGAGGATGGCCGCGCCAAGGTCCACCGCCAGGAGTGCCAGGACCGGGCCGCAGGAGTTCGGCAGGATGTGCTTCCAGATGACGGACCAGTAGGAACCGCCGTTAAGGAACGCGGCCTCGACGTAGTCCAGGTTGCGCACGCGCAGGACCTCGGAGCGCACCACGCGGGCGAACGCGGCGATCGAGGCGATGCCGACGCCGACGCCCAGGGATACGGGCCCCGGCGCAAAGGCTGTCACGATGATCAGTGAGATCAGGAAGCCCGGCACGGCCAGCAGCACGTCAACCAGGCGCATGGTGGTGGCATCGGCGGCCCGGCCGGCCGTGGCGGCCAGCAGTCCCAGGGCCGTTCCGACGACGAAGCCGATCAGGACGGCGAGCCCGGCGGTGAGCAGGGTCTGTGAGGTGCCGTACACCACCCGCGCGTAGATGTCCCGGCCGAGGTGGTCGGTGCCGAACCAGTGGTCCAGGCCGGGAGCCTGGAATTTCTCCTTTGGAATGCCGCTGATGGGGTCGAAGCCGGTGAACAGGCCCGGCAGAACGGCCCAGCCCAGCAGAATCAGCAACGGCAGGACGGTCAGCCACAGGCTAACCGAGCGCAGCACGGTTCCCCGGCGTTTGGCCGGCACGGTCCCGACGCCGTCGGTCTGCGGCAAGGCCGCCTCATTTCCGGGATCTGTTCCCAGTAGCTCGACGCTCACAAAATTCTCCGTTCGGGCTTAGGCGGTCAGTGCTCGTGGCGAGCCCTGGGCGCTGCTCTTCAGGACGCGGGGATCCAGCAGCGGATACAGCAGGTCGACGATCAGGTTCACCGCGACGAACGCCGTCGCCGTCAGCAGCACCAGACCCTGGACGAGGGGCACATCCTGGACCGTGACGGCCTGGAGTACCACCGACCCGAGGCCGGACCGGGCGAAGACCGTCTCGGTGATGACGGAACCGGCCAGCAGGGTTCCTACGGTGATGCCGGCGATTGTCATGGCGGGCCCCGCCGCGTTCTTCAGCGCATGGCGGCAGAAGATCCACGCGGGCGAGGCGCCTTTGGCGCGCAGGACGTCGATGAACGGCTGCTCGTAAACGTGCGTGATGCTCTTGAGCAGCACCTGCGCGATCGGGGCGGAAACGTGAAGGGCCAGGACCAGGACGGGCACCGCCAATGAGGCAAAGGACCCGTCCGGGAACAAGGACATCACGCCGAGCTGGATCGACAGAAGCTGCAGCAGCACCAGCCCGAGCCAGAACACCGGGACCGCCGCGAACAACGGCGGCAGGTTGGTGATGAATCGCTGCAGCAGGGTGGAACGGCTCAGCGTTGCCGAGGCCACGAGGGCGACGGCAAGGACGACGGCCACCACGAATGCGCTGGACGCCAGCGCCAGGGTGGATCCGGCGACTCCTCCGATGCGCGCCGCCACGGACTGCCCCGAGGCCAGGGAATATCCCACGTCGCCCCGGAGCAGCTGCCCCAGCTGGCTGATGTACTGCACCAGCAGGGGCTGGTCGTAGCCGTATTGGGCCTTGATGGCGTCGATCGTTGCCTGGTCGGCCGCCGCGTCCGCCGAGAGGAAGATTGTGACCGGGTCGCTGGGCAGCAGCTGCACTGCCAGGAACACGAGGGTGTACGCCAGCCAGATGACAACCAGTGCCTGCCCGAGGCGGCGTGCAAAGTAAAGGCCCATGATCAGCTACTTGCTGGTCTTCCAGGCACCCTGGAAGATCGGGGCCGTGCCGGAGGTGAATTCCACATGCGCCGTGGAGTTGGCGCCGTAAACCTGGACCTCGTCCCAGAGAACGAGGGCCAGCGCCTGGTCGGCAACCAGTGCCCGCTGTTCCGCGGCGACGAGCTCCTTGTGCTTGGCACCGTTGGTCGCGCCGCGTTCACTGGCGAAGAGCGCATTGAGCTGCTGGTCGGCATTCAGTGTCTGCGTGTTCGTCACCGGGCCGAAGACCGGGCCAAGGCCGCCGTACACGAACTGCCGGGTTCCGAAGAACTCCACGTTCGCATCTTTCATGGCGGTCGCCAGGAAAGTGTTGTCTGCGGCGCGGTTGACCAACTTCACGCCGATCTCGCGCCACTGCTGCTCGATAAGTTCGAAGGCCGGCTTGATGACGACGGAGTTGTTTGAGGAGGTGACCGTGACTTCGAGCTTCTGGCCGTCCTTGGCGCGGATGCCGTCGGCGCCAACCGCCCACCCAGCCTCCTCGAGCAGGGTCTTGGACTTCTCCGGGTTGTAGGCCAGTTCCGCGGAGAGGTCAACGAAGTCCGGTGCCTCACGGTTGAGGATGGAGCCGGCGAGTTCGTAGCTGTCGGAGAGGACGGTGTCCTTAATCGTCTGCCGGTCGATTCCGGACTGCAGTGCCTGGCGGACCTTCGCGTCGGCGAGCTTGCCGCTGCCGATGCGTACCGCCGCCATGTTTGACGTCAGGTCGATGCCCTTGGCCGGAAGGACCTGGTTGCCGCTGCCGGCAAGGGTGGTTTCATCGGCAGGCTGCAGGCCGCGGACCAGGTCAACCTGGCCGGTCTGCACGGCACCGGCGCGGTGTGCCACCTCCGGCAGGTACTTCACAACGACCCTGTCCAGGTAGGCGGCCCCCTGGTTCGGGGCTCCTTCCGGGGCCCAGGCGTAGTCTGCACGCTTGGCCAGGACGATTTCCTCATCTGCCTTCTCTGATTCGAAGGCGAAGGGACCAGAGCCAGATATCTTCGCGATGGCTGACTGGCCGGCGTTGTCCAGGGCGAGGGTCTTCGGTGAGACGAGTCCGGCCGTGACGGAGGAGGTGGCCCGCAGGAAGTTGGCGTCGGGGGTGGACAGCGTCACTTCCACCTGGTCGCTGCCGATGACCTGGGAGGACTTGTAGGCGGAGAAGTCGACGTTCGGCTGGATCTTGGCACTCTCGATGCCCTTTCCCAACGCGTCAAAGTTCGCCTGGACCGCTGCGGCGTCAAGGGGCGTTCCATCGCTGAACGTCACGCCGGGGCGGATCGTGAAGGTGAACTTGGTCTGATCCTCGCTCGCCGTGAATTTGCTGGCGATCCACGGAACAAGTTCACCCTTCTCGGCGTCGAAATACGTCAGCCGGTCGAGCACGCTGTTCAGGACGTTGGCCTTCTCGTAGAAGCGTGCCGCCTGGGTCTGGAAGTTGTTGATCGGCGTGACTTCCGCGAAGACGAAGGTCCCGCCCTGCACCGGAGTGCTGTCCTGGGCCTGCGCGGCCGACGTTCCGCTGGCGCCGCCGCCGCAGGCGCTCAGGGCCAGGGCGGCTGCACCCATGAGGGCCAGCAGGGTCAACGGGCGGCGTTTGGTCTTCGCTCGCAAATGGGCCTTGCGGTATTCGTTGGTATCCATCGTGGATCCTCTCGGTCGTGACCGAGGGACTCCAAGACCCTGCAAGTGTGCCCGGCTCAACTCTCGCTTTGCTCGGTGGAACTTGGGATCTCGGCAATCGCCATCGGTCCTGGCATTAGCACCGTGCCCGAAGGGTGGTTGCTACGGCGTCATCGAGCCAGGTCTCTCAGCCGATCTGGATGGTGTTAATTCGTTCTGTGGCAGTTTTTCGTTCGCCCCGAACGTTTCAGACCGGGACAACATCCACTTTGTTGCAGAATCTTCGATTTCCCAACAATCGCGACACGTTCTGCAACAATCGAGCACCCAAGCCGCGGCCCGGAAAGTGACCGGCACTTCTGCGCGCGGCCATAATGTACGTTGGCAACCGGTTCAAAAAAGCACAGGAATGAGAGTCACTCAGTGGCAAGCGATCACGACGGCGCCCGGCCCCCGGCGTCCACGGAGTGCCTGGGTAGTCCGTGCTCCGCCTGAAGCGCCTTGCAGTGTTCAGCGTGTTCGTGTTCTGCGTTGTCACCGGATTCTTGTTCTGGGCGCTCCCGCTGTCCGGTGCGCAGGCGCGCGGGGCCCTGCCCCCGCCGCCCCGCGCGGAGGCGAAATTCGAAGTGCTGTCAGCAGGCAGCACCCCCGCCGTGAACGTAACGCGGAGTGCGGACGCCCAGTGGCTCCTCCGCGCGGCGGCGCAGACCGGCATACCCGCCCGCGCGCTGCGGGCCTACGTGGCTGCCGCCGGTGCGGCCAGCGATTCCACTCCGGCCTGCGGCATCGGCTGGAACACGGTGGCGGCCATCGGCTTCATCGAATCCGCCCACGGAACCTACGGCGGCGGACACCTGACGAGCGCAGGGCAGGCGAGCGGGCCGATTATCGGCCCCAGCCTCGACGGCGACGGTTTCGCCGCCATCGCGGACACGGACGACGGCGCCCTCGACGGCGACGCCCACTGGGACCGCGCCGTCGGGCCAATGCAGTTCATTCCCTCCACCTGGCGGTACGCAGGTAGGGACGGGAACCACGACGGCGAAGCCGACCCCTTCAACATCGATGACGCCGCGCTAAGTGCCGCCTCGTACCTGTGCGCCCAAGGCCGTGACCTCACCACAGCAGCGGGCTGGACAGACGCCGTCTACTCCTACAACCAGTCTGATACTTACATCCACGAGGTACGCGACCAGGCCAAGGCATACGCCGCACTGGCGGGCCCCGCCGGGTAACGGGATCCGCGCCGTCGCTAGTTTGCGACGCTCACGGTGCGGCTCCTGGGCCGGGCAATGGCGAGACGCTATCCGAATATCCTGCAGATAGCCCCGGCCGCCCGCCGCGATGAAGGCTCGGTAGTCGGGACCGGCTGTGACGACCAGTTTGAGTTTGAATTCGCGCTCGACCTGCTCCTTTGGACGGCTTCGAACGGCTTCACCAGCGGGGGTGGACGTCGACGCAGGCAAGCAAGCACCGGCAGCCCACCCTCCCACACGCTCCGTAGGATCAGCGTCCGTCCCGTCACGACCGGAATTTGAAGGAGTCGACGACTGCGCCGGCTCCGGCCCCGCCGTGGTAGTCAAGCAGGCTGTGCTGCCCGAGCACGGCAGTGACCTCGATCGCGACGTTTCCTTCCTTCCAGTCGAGGAGGAAGAGGCGCATTTCCAGCGGGGCGCCGATCACGTGATGCAGCTCAGAAACGCCGCCGCCGATGATGACGGGAATCGCGTGGATGACGCCGTCGAGCGGGCAAGGGCTCCTCCACCCTTCACTCACCCGGAAGTCGAGCGCGATACCGGACAAACCGCCCACCGATACGGGAGCGTCGTCCACGATCTCGAGGCCCGGCACCGTGCGGTACCACGCAGCGAGTTCCGCGGCGCTCGTGCCGACCCCCGGCTGCGCTTCTTCGCCGCAGGACGCCGGAGCACTGACATTCTGGTAAACGCCGATGTAGCTCCCGCCCCAGATGCCCTCCTCTGGATCGTCGATCCGGCTTAGCAGTACATTGCCCGGCAAATCCTCACCGTTGGCCCAGCCTTCCGGGACGGTGTACGACAATGTCGGTTCAAAGGACGTGGTCGAGTAGGTACCCGCATCCAGGGGGCCCAGGCAGACACCACCATGCGGATTCGGGCAGACCAACGCTGCCGGCTGCCCTGACCGTTCGAGTGTGACCCCGTCCGGTGCCGCGATCAGCGCGGCGGCCTTCACCTCCTGAGGGTCGAGGGCACGCGACCAGGTTCGCACGTCGGCAACTGTGCCTTCGAATGAGTCAGCCAGTTCTCCGTGCGCTTGGCCGCGACCGAATAGCAGCGAACCTTGCGCTGCGAACAAGGGGTCCGTGGCGACACCCTCGACGCTGGCCGGGTAGCCGTTGAGAAAAAAGCGGGCCCGTCCACCAGCGGAATCGTAAACTCCCGCGAGATGTACCCAGGCGTCCGGTTTTACCCCGACTCCTGAGGCCCGGTCGCGGTTGGTCACGAAGTTGTCCCCGTTGCCATCTTTCGGTTTGACCGAGAACGACCAGAACCCCTCGGCGACGCCCAGAAAAAATGCACCAGCGACATCCCCGGACTGGCTGAGGACCGCGGCGTAGTCCTTGGGCTGACCCGTCGGGCGTACCCAGGCGCTCACTGTGAAGCTCGAGTCGGTGGCGATGGGGCCAGGCGCCGAGGTGGTGGCGTAGCCCGCGCCGTTTATCTGCAATCCGTCGCCTGTCCAGCGGGCGCCGTTTTCGACCGAAAGAGCCACGCCACCGACCGAAGCTTCGGGACGCGTGAGGGACCAGACATTCGCGGCGCCCAGGTTGTCAACGGAGGTGCACGCGCCGAGCGTTCCCATCAGAACGCTGGCGAGGATTACCGCGACGGTTCGCGCCCGGCGGGGAGGAGAAGACAGTTTTAGGGTTGTATTCATGCCGGCATCGTCGCACCCGCCGGTATCCGCACCGGCCGGAACGGTATCCATCCGGTATGCGGGAAGCCTCCGTCCGTTGACACTGCTCTCCAGGCACCTCAACAATGCCTCATGGGTGTATCCGTGCTCGGCGCCGTTCAGGTTGATGGCGCGCCTCGACTCGCTCCGCGCGAACAAATCGTGCTCAGCGTGCTCGCGCTGCGAAACGGCGAGGTCACCTCGACCGGCACACTCGCCGACGCCATCTGGGGCGATGTTCTCCCGGGCACGTGGCGCAAGCAGCTTCAGGCATCCGTCGGGGTGGTCCGGCGGGCGGTCGGCAGCGAACGTATCGAAACTTCAGCGAACGGATACCGGCTTCAGCTCGAGGACGGCGACCTGGACATCTCGCGGTTCGAGAATCAGATCGGGCGCGGACGGATGCACCTGGACGGCGGGCAGCCGGGGCGCGCTGTCGCGGAACTGCGGCGCTCCCTGGCGATCGCGCCGACGGACCCTTTCCCTGCACTCCGCGGCTGGCGGGGAGCCACCGATGACATCGCGAGGATCCTCGAGTTGCGGCACGGCGTCGAGGACGATCTGCTCCGCGCTCGGCTCGCCACCGGTGACCATCCCACGGTCGCGGCTGACGCGGCGCGCGCAGTCGCGGCCGAACCCTTGCGTGAAGCCCGCTGGTGGGCGTTGGCCCTCGCGCAGTACCGCTCGGGGCGGCAGGGGGAGGCGCTGGCGACCCTGCGCCGCGTGCGCGCGCTGCTCGCGGATGAGCTCGGCGCCGACCCGGGATCCGAACTTCAGACGCTCGAGAAAGCGATTCTTCAGCAGGATCCTGGGCTCCTTGATGTACCAGCCACGCAGGATGGGGACGACCTGTGCCCCTATCCCGGCCTCGCCCCATTCGGTATCGATGATGCGGAGCGCTTCTTCGGCCGGGACACCGACATCGCGGCGACCGCAGAGCGGCTCACTCGCGACGGATTCTGCGTCGTCTCCGGGCCATCCGGGTGTGGCAAGTCCTCGCTACTGCGGGCTGGGGTGGCACCGATGTTCCTGGGCCGCGGCGACGAGGTCACCATCACCACCCCGGCCCGATCCCTACCTGCGCTCAGCGTCGGCGACGGCTCGCGGCATCTACTCGTCATCGACCAGTTCGAGGAGGCCTTCGCCGCCGCAGCGCCCGTTGCGGCCGCGGAATACTGTGCCGGCGTCGCGCGACAGCTCGACGAGGGACACCGGGTGGCGATCGTCGTCCGTTCGGATCTCCTCGATGCTTGCGCCTCACAGCCCGGGATCGCTCCGCTCCTGGCGACAGGCCTTCAGGTGCTGACGGCCCCGGCCGCCGCCGCGTTGACAGCCGCGATAAAGGAGCCTGCCCGGCAGGCGGGGCTGACTTTCGAAGCCGGGCTGGTCGATCTCATGGTGAGCGAGACCGAGGCTCACCCGGGCGGCCTGCCTCTACTCGCCCACGCCCTCGCCGAGACCTGGGCCCGACGTGAGGGCTCGACGCTTACTCTCGAGGCCTACCGGGGAACCGGCGGGCTCAGCGGATCGATCAGCCGAACGGCCGAACGGCTGTATCTTTCGCTGACGGAACCCGACCGCCAGGGCTGCAGGCTCCTGCTGCTCCGGCTCGTCTCGATCACCCACGGTGATTCGATCGTCCATCGGCCCCTGCCTTTACGTGCGCTCACCGGAGACAGGGGACTTGAGGGTATCGTCGGCCGTCTCGCAGCTGCGCGGCTACTGACGGTAGAGGCGGACATGGTGAGCCTGAGCCACGAGGCGATCAGCCGTGCGTGGCCCCGCCTGCACGATTGGCTCGAGGTTGACCGAGAAGCGCACCGCGTGCTCGAGCATCTGAGCAGGGCAGCGGTGGGCTGGGCGGAGTCAGGCGAAAGCGACGACGAGTTGTACCGCGGTGCGCGCCTGGCCGCGGCGAGAGAGCTCATCGACGAGAACCCGGGGAGCCTGACCCGGACCGAGTCCCGCTTCGTCCGCGCCTCCATCGAGGGAGCCGACCGCGGCGAACGGGAGCGCCGCGAGCGGGCCATAAACGATGCGCGGCAGAACGTCCGCCTCCGGCGGCTGCTCAGGACCGTCGCCGGTGTGCTGGGTGTCGCCGTCATCACGGGGGTCCTCGCGGTCAGCGGAGCAGTCGAGGCTTCGCGCCGCAGCGAGGAATCCCGTGGAGCTCAGCAGGAGGCTCAACTCGAGGCAATGGTCGGCCAGTCGAGTGCGCTGCGATCATCCGCCCGCGACCTGGCGACGCTCCTGGCCGTGGAGGCGTATCGCCGGTGGCCGGACGACGCGCGCGTGCAGTCCGCGCTCCTCGGGGTTTTTAGCACGGAGCCAGGATTTCTCGGGTATCAGCGGATATCAGGGGTCGACAGACTGATCGCGGCAGCATTGCCGGGCGGTACCGGCGCGGCCGTGCTTCTCGGCGACGGGAACATCGCGCGATACGACTTCGAGACGTCGGCCATGAGCGAGCCGATCGGGGCGCCGGCTTACGAACGGTCCATCGTCGAAGGTACCGTCCTGGGGATGAGTGCCGACGGACAACGTGTCGTTGCTGCCGTGCCGGGAGAAGGTGCGGTGTGTGGTTCGGCGACTCCCTGCACGCTGGTCAGCGCCTTCGA
Encoded here:
- a CDS encoding ABC transporter permease; protein product: MLRSVSLWLTVLPLLILLGWAVLPGLFTGFDPISGIPKEKFQAPGLDHWFGTDHLGRDIYARVVYGTSQTLLTAGLAVLIGFVVGTALGLLAATAGRAADATTMRLVDVLLAVPGFLISLIIVTAFAPGPVSLGVGVGIASIAAFARVVRSEVLRVRNLDYVEAAFLNGGSYWSVIWKHILPNSCGPVLALLAVDLGAAILAISGLGFLGFGAPPPTPEWGLLISEGRQYLARAWWMTSLPGLVIVITVMLLAGLGRQLLKFFRF
- a CDS encoding LamG domain-containing protein, producing MNTTLKLSSPPRRARTVAVILASVLMGTLGACTSVDNLGAANVWSLTRPEASVGGVALSVENGARWTGDGLQINGAGYATTSAPGPIATDSSFTVSAWVRPTGQPKDYAAVLSQSGDVAGAFFLGVAEGFWSFSVKPKDGNGDNFVTNRDRASGVGVKPDAWVHLAGVYDSAGGRARFFLNGYPASVEGVATDPLFAAQGSLLFGRGQAHGELADSFEGTVADVRTWSRALDPQEVKAAALIAAPDGVTLERSGQPAALVCPNPHGGVCLGPLDAGTYSTTSFEPTLSYTVPEGWANGEDLPGNVLLSRIDDPEEGIWGGSYIGVYQNVSAPASCGEEAQPGVGTSAAELAAWYRTVPGLEIVDDAPVSVGGLSGIALDFRVSEGWRSPCPLDGVIHAIPVIIGGGVSELHHVIGAPLEMRLFLLDWKEGNVAIEVTAVLGQHSLLDYHGGAGAGAVVDSFKFRS
- a CDS encoding ABC transporter substrate-binding protein gives rise to the protein MDTNEYRKAHLRAKTKRRPLTLLALMGAAALALSACGGGASGTSAAQAQDSTPVQGGTFVFAEVTPINNFQTQAARFYEKANVLNSVLDRLTYFDAEKGELVPWIASKFTASEDQTKFTFTIRPGVTFSDGTPLDAAAVQANFDALGKGIESAKIQPNVDFSAYKSSQVIGSDQVEVTLSTPDANFLRATSSVTAGLVSPKTLALDNAGQSAIAKISGSGPFAFESEKADEEIVLAKRADYAWAPEGAPNQGAAYLDRVVVKYLPEVAHRAGAVQTGQVDLVRGLQPADETTLAGSGNQVLPAKGIDLTSNMAAVRIGSGKLADAKVRQALQSGIDRQTIKDTVLSDSYELAGSILNREAPDFVDLSAELAYNPEKSKTLLEEAGWAVGADGIRAKDGQKLEVTVTSSNNSVVIKPAFELIEQQWREIGVKLVNRAADNTFLATAMKDANVEFFGTRQFVYGGLGPVFGPVTNTQTLNADQQLNALFASERGATNGAKHKELVAAEQRALVADQALALVLWDEVQVYGANSTAHVEFTSGTAPIFQGAWKTSK
- a CDS encoding ABC transporter permease; this translates as MGLYFARRLGQALVVIWLAYTLVFLAVQLLPSDPVTIFLSADAAADQATIDAIKAQYGYDQPLLVQYISQLGQLLRGDVGYSLASGQSVAARIGGVAGSTLALASSAFVVAVVLAVALVASATLSRSTLLQRFITNLPPLFAAVPVFWLGLVLLQLLSIQLGVMSLFPDGSFASLAVPVLVLALHVSAPIAQVLLKSITHVYEQPFIDVLRAKGASPAWIFCRHALKNAAGPAMTIAGITVGTLLAGSVITETVFARSGLGSVVLQAVTVQDVPLVQGLVLLTATAFVAVNLIVDLLYPLLDPRVLKSSAQGSPRALTA
- a CDS encoding lytic transglycosylase domain-containing protein, coding for MLRLKRLAVFSVFVFCVVTGFLFWALPLSGAQARGALPPPPRAEAKFEVLSAGSTPAVNVTRSADAQWLLRAAAQTGIPARALRAYVAAAGAASDSTPACGIGWNTVAAIGFIESAHGTYGGGHLTSAGQASGPIIGPSLDGDGFAAIADTDDGALDGDAHWDRAVGPMQFIPSTWRYAGRDGNHDGEADPFNIDDAALSAASYLCAQGRDLTTAAGWTDAVYSYNQSDTYIHEVRDQAKAYAALAGPAG
- a CDS encoding nSTAND1 domain-containing NTPase; this translates as MGVSVLGAVQVDGAPRLAPREQIVLSVLALRNGEVTSTGTLADAIWGDVLPGTWRKQLQASVGVVRRAVGSERIETSANGYRLQLEDGDLDISRFENQIGRGRMHLDGGQPGRAVAELRRSLAIAPTDPFPALRGWRGATDDIARILELRHGVEDDLLRARLATGDHPTVAADAARAVAAEPLREARWWALALAQYRSGRQGEALATLRRVRALLADELGADPGSELQTLEKAILQQDPGLLDVPATQDGDDLCPYPGLAPFGIDDAERFFGRDTDIAATAERLTRDGFCVVSGPSGCGKSSLLRAGVAPMFLGRGDEVTITTPARSLPALSVGDGSRHLLVIDQFEEAFAAAAPVAAAEYCAGVARQLDEGHRVAIVVRSDLLDACASQPGIAPLLATGLQVLTAPAAAALTAAIKEPARQAGLTFEAGLVDLMVSETEAHPGGLPLLAHALAETWARREGSTLTLEAYRGTGGLSGSISRTAERLYLSLTEPDRQGCRLLLLRLVSITHGDSIVHRPLPLRALTGDRGLEGIVGRLAAARLLTVEADMVSLSHEAISRAWPRLHDWLEVDREAHRVLEHLSRAAVGWAESGESDDELYRGARLAAARELIDENPGSLTRTESRFVRASIEGADRGERERRERAINDARQNVRLRRLLRTVAGVLGVAVITGVLAVSGAVEASRRSEESRGAQQEAQLEAMVGQSSALRSSARDLATLLAVEAYRRWPDDARVQSALLGVFSTEPGFLGYQRISGVDRLIAAALPGGTGAAVLLGDGNIARYDFETSAMSEPIGAPAYERSIVEGTVLGMSADGQRVVAAVPGEGAVCGSATPCTLVSAFDLPKGTRVLPPTAVNATVDDLVVDSTGAFAALADAGTGSVSILDLSNGLLSGRIENQTGPDIPRNVSIAFSASGKLVIGSSGGLLRIADPATGNVASEVQAPPGMVGVRLVDAGGGLVVGAGNDGLAAVDLKESRVVWSTGFTSSHPEPCPWLAASVASGAAYCGDRFGKIEERSMIDGGLTGKRFDPQRGDVGELMVSADGRTLVAVGASEPVITRWRLDGSGPVATLIAEGQVNLDRYDISGSRLVTATRSPGSKRSDEFSDYSLWDADADARVRRMGVIEGAGWVAPNALAAYFPAEEALGYLDAVTGERVYGDAVPLDASNLWPAASGDRLHVLFTDGTIWTVENATMTRIEPTLHVDGEPRAISTDAAGRVLVSSLTPEGPVMTLLDGLTGETLIDAVPGGDVSVLAPDGTVFGSNARGQITQYDAQLRALRTLAGARGEISLLQVSDDGRVLMAGANDQTVSVYDTDTGTRLGTPLPADAPFISPGVLRPDGMAVAVNGKAGIIIWNLDPRLHVDQACLLAGRNLTRTEWESYLGALGEWRATCPEFG
- a CDS encoding dipeptide ABC transporter ATP-binding protein, which encodes MTTTPVNPSGDAAPLLEVRGLHIEYGRGPEAVTAAESLDLALLPGEIVALVGESGSGKSTLAKSIIGLLPQSANVSAGTIRFDGTELTGLTERALEKIRGRHIGMVPQDPGGSLDPVKTVGSQVAEVFRLHPEEGKRSKSEIRAEVLRLFELVGIDRPAERLKQYPHELSGGLKQRVLIAIAFSLGPKLLIADEPTSALDVTVQRRVLEVFSRLARDRGTAVIFVTHDLAVATDLADRIVVMQHGKIREDRSVTEILTRPEDDYTIRLLDEATPAVPKEAPAGAQSTGETPVAAIEVRGLTKVFGRASTEHRAVDDINFAVRQGTTFALVGESGSGKSTTARMIMRLLDPTAGSVQVHGKDVTALAGKGKRELWRTLQLVYQNPDSALDPRLTVGDIIAEPLVNYRIGSRPERRARVAELLDQVNLPARVAGSRTKELSGGQRQRVAIARALALGARTLVLDEALSALDVLTQAQILDLLERLQRDLGLSYLFISHDLHVVERVAHDVGVMSRGQLMETGPTAQVFRNPQSEYTRLLLDSNPGHRLRELVAATGR